A single Crateriforma conspicua DNA region contains:
- the rplW gene encoding 50S ribosomal protein L23, translating to MSKINPPEPTHRGVELEPHQILLRPLVTEKGVHRATRNNQYAFQVHRDANKIDIRRAVESLFDVKVAKVRTQTRKGKTRRFKFRYGRTSDWKKAIIQLHPDHRIDFF from the coding sequence ATGAGCAAGATCAATCCCCCGGAACCCACCCATCGCGGCGTTGAACTGGAACCCCACCAGATCTTGCTGCGTCCCTTGGTGACCGAAAAAGGTGTCCACCGCGCGACTCGAAACAACCAATACGCGTTCCAAGTCCACCGCGATGCCAACAAGATTGACATCCGCCGTGCGGTCGAATCGCTGTTTGATGTCAAAGTCGCCAAGGTGCGTACCCAGACTCGCAAAGGCAAAACGCGGCGTTTCAAGTTTCGATACGGTCGTACCAGCGACTGGAAGAAGGCGATCATCCAACTGCACCCGGATCATCGAATCGACTTCTTCTAA
- the rplX gene encoding 50S ribosomal protein L24, giving the protein MKFRIDDEVILVAGADKGHRGKILKIDRQQNKVVVEGAARVWKHVRRSQKNPQGGRLSKEMPISASNVMLVDPSTGKPTRIGVRYLEDGSKERFAKASGTSLGQIAPAKAIKS; this is encoded by the coding sequence ATGAAATTTCGAATCGACGATGAAGTGATTCTGGTCGCCGGGGCGGACAAAGGCCACCGCGGCAAGATCCTGAAGATCGACCGCCAACAAAACAAGGTCGTGGTCGAAGGCGCCGCCCGCGTGTGGAAGCACGTTCGCCGCAGCCAGAAGAACCCCCAGGGCGGACGATTGAGCAAAGAAATGCCGATCAGCGCCAGCAACGTGATGTTGGTCGATCCGTCGACCGGAAAACCAACCCGCATCGGTGTCCGCTACCTGGAAGACGGCAGCAAAGAACGTTTCGCCAAAGCCAGTGGCACCAGCCTAGGCCAAATCGCACCGGCCAAAGCCATAAAGTCGTAA
- the rplR gene encoding 50S ribosomal protein L18, protein MDKNKQLQKKRLRRRNHVRNRLRGDNTLPRLSVHRSLKHFSCQLIDDSSGKTLASASTRDKALRESIKAGGNCDAAAEIGKAIAEKASAAGISEVKLDRGHNKYHGRVKAFADAARESGLKL, encoded by the coding sequence ATGGACAAGAACAAACAACTTCAGAAAAAACGGCTTCGCCGCCGCAATCACGTTCGCAATCGCCTGCGTGGCGACAACACGCTGCCGCGTTTAAGTGTGCACCGTTCGCTGAAGCACTTCAGTTGCCAGCTGATCGACGATTCGTCCGGCAAGACGCTGGCCAGTGCCAGTACCCGCGACAAGGCTTTGCGTGAATCGATCAAGGCTGGTGGGAACTGCGACGCCGCGGCCGAAATCGGCAAGGCGATCGCCGAAAAGGCGTCCGCCGCCGGAATCAGCGAAGTCAAATTGGATCGTGGACACAACAAGTACCACGGTCGTGTTAAAGCGTTTGCCGACGCCGCCCGCGAAAGTGGCCTGAAACTGTAA
- the rplP gene encoding 50S ribosomal protein L16 has product MALMPKRVKHRKSQRGRIKGSATRGNTVVFGDYGIQSLEPGWIKATTIEAGRIAAQQYVRGEGKLYIRIFPDKSVTSTPLETRMGKGKGEPEFWAAVVKPGTILYELSGVTEQQAKVCFARLASKLPVKVRFVERRTA; this is encoded by the coding sequence ATGGCGCTGATGCCCAAACGGGTCAAGCATCGAAAAAGCCAAAGAGGACGTATAAAAGGTAGCGCGACTCGCGGCAACACGGTGGTCTTTGGTGACTACGGGATCCAGTCCTTGGAACCTGGTTGGATCAAGGCGACCACCATCGAAGCCGGTCGTATCGCGGCCCAACAATACGTTCGTGGCGAAGGCAAGCTTTACATTCGCATCTTTCCCGACAAGTCCGTGACCAGCACACCGCTGGAAACTCGGATGGGTAAGGGGAAGGGTGAGCCCGAGTTTTGGGCGGCCGTGGTGAAGCCTGGCACGATCCTTTACGAACTGAGTGGTGTGACCGAGCAACAGGCAAAAGTCTGTTTCGCTCGACTCGCCAGCAAATTGCCGGTCAAGGTGCGTTTCGTCGAACGGCGAACGGCCTGA
- the rpsE gene encoding 30S ribosomal protein S5, protein MSSGPRNKRKKNEEPAVGDGMLDRVVKIKRCAAVVKGGRRFSFAAMVVVGDGQGKVGWGYGKANEVPPSVQKAQKQASRSLVQVPLVDGSIPHQVWGHFGAAKVLLVPAGAGTGIIAGQAVRAVCEATGIHDILTKSYGTNNPVTLVKATFDALEKLRTIEQVAALRGLEPAELVEN, encoded by the coding sequence ATGAGTAGCGGACCCCGCAACAAACGAAAAAAAAACGAAGAACCCGCTGTCGGTGACGGCATGCTGGACCGCGTTGTGAAGATCAAGCGTTGTGCCGCCGTGGTCAAAGGCGGTCGACGGTTCAGCTTCGCAGCGATGGTGGTCGTCGGTGACGGCCAAGGCAAGGTCGGCTGGGGCTATGGCAAAGCCAACGAAGTCCCGCCCAGCGTTCAAAAAGCACAAAAGCAGGCCAGCCGTAGTCTGGTCCAAGTCCCGTTGGTCGACGGTTCCATTCCGCACCAAGTTTGGGGTCACTTCGGTGCCGCCAAGGTGCTGTTGGTCCCCGCCGGTGCTGGTACCGGTATTATCGCCGGTCAGGCCGTGCGTGCCGTTTGCGAAGCCACCGGTATCCACGACATTTTGACCAAGTCCTACGGCACCAATAACCCGGTCACCTTGGTCAAGGCGACGTTCGACGCATTGGAAAAGTTGCGTACGATTGAACAAGTCGCTGCCCTGCGTGGTTTGGAACCGGCCGAGTTGGTCGAGAACTGA
- the rplV gene encoding 50S ribosomal protein L22 has product MAQINAVHKNARISAQKVRLVANMVRGMYADEALDLLKFQPQRGARMLEKVIKSAVGNAQDPDQNGGTSHRIEELVLTDVRIDSGPMFKRIRPRARGMAFMIKKRFSHIRVGLTPIDEL; this is encoded by the coding sequence ATGGCACAAATCAACGCAGTCCACAAGAACGCACGCATCAGCGCACAGAAGGTCCGGTTGGTCGCCAACATGGTTCGCGGCATGTACGCCGACGAAGCATTGGACCTACTGAAGTTTCAGCCGCAGCGTGGTGCACGCATGTTGGAAAAGGTGATCAAGAGCGCCGTCGGCAATGCTCAAGATCCCGATCAGAACGGTGGCACCAGCCATCGCATTGAAGAATTGGTTTTGACCGACGTCCGAATCGACAGCGGTCCGATGTTCAAGCGAATCCGTCCTCGCGCTCGCGGGATGGCTTTCATGATCAAGAAACGTTTCAGCCATATCCGCGTCGGCCTGACGCCGATCGACGAACTGTAA
- the rplB gene encoding 50S ribosomal protein L2: protein MGIRVYKPTSAGRRNASVSDFADLTPGAKPERSLLRPLRKTGGRNNQGKITARHRGGGHKRKYRVIDFRRVKDGVPAVVDSIQYDPNRSARIALLKYTDGEKAYIVAPAGLKAGDKVESGPDAAPNVGNCLPLKNIPLGTSICCIEMRLGGGATLCRSAGTQATLMAREADWAQLLLPSGEVRRVPSGCRATIGQVGNSDHMNVRLGKAGRARWLGRRPHTRGTAMNPIDHPHGGGEGRTKGGRHPVSPQGKSAKGGSTRQKRKPSNSSIVRRRKSRRYGQLKLK, encoded by the coding sequence ATGGGCATTCGAGTATACAAGCCGACCAGCGCCGGACGACGCAACGCGTCGGTCAGCGACTTTGCGGATTTGACGCCCGGCGCCAAGCCGGAACGGTCGTTGCTGCGTCCGCTGCGAAAAACCGGCGGTCGTAACAACCAGGGCAAGATCACCGCCCGGCACCGTGGTGGCGGTCACAAGCGAAAGTATCGCGTGATCGATTTCCGTCGCGTCAAGGATGGTGTGCCTGCGGTCGTCGATTCGATCCAGTACGACCCGAACCGCTCGGCTCGCATCGCACTGCTGAAATACACCGACGGTGAAAAAGCATACATCGTCGCACCTGCCGGACTGAAAGCAGGTGACAAGGTCGAAAGCGGTCCCGATGCGGCACCAAACGTCGGCAACTGCTTGCCGCTGAAAAACATCCCGTTGGGTACGTCGATCTGCTGCATTGAAATGCGGTTGGGCGGCGGAGCAACGCTTTGTCGTTCGGCCGGAACGCAGGCGACTTTGATGGCTCGTGAAGCCGACTGGGCGCAGTTGTTGTTGCCCAGTGGCGAAGTCCGCCGTGTCCCCAGCGGATGCCGGGCAACGATCGGTCAAGTCGGCAACAGCGATCACATGAACGTGCGCCTGGGTAAAGCCGGACGTGCCCGCTGGTTGGGCCGTCGTCCGCACACTCGCGGTACCGCGATGAACCCGATCGATCACCCGCACGGTGGTGGTGAAGGTCGTACCAAGGGCGGTCGTCACCCGGTCAGCCCGCAGGGCAAGAGTGCCAAGGGTGGTTCGACACGCCAGAAGCGTAAACCAAGCAACAGCAGCATCGTTCGTCGTCGCAAGAGCCGGCGTTACGGTCAATTGAAGTTGAAGTAA
- the rplO gene encoding 50S ribosomal protein L15, producing MNLNDVHRGITKNRARKRIGRGIGSGHGKTAGRGHKGHKSRSGYSRKPNFQGGAMPMFRRIPKRGFNNRWATTVFAVNVGRLNAAYDDGATVDLESMKAKNLASGTFDEVKILGDGELTKKLTVTAHRFSKSAEEKITAAGGTINKLPPKRTPKERVEALKSASN from the coding sequence ATGAATTTGAACGATGTGCACCGCGGGATTACCAAGAACCGGGCCCGCAAACGAATCGGCCGTGGGATCGGTAGCGGTCATGGCAAGACGGCCGGCCGTGGACACAAGGGACACAAGAGCCGCAGCGGTTACAGCCGCAAGCCCAACTTCCAGGGCGGTGCGATGCCGATGTTCCGCCGCATCCCCAAACGTGGTTTCAACAACCGCTGGGCGACCACCGTCTTTGCCGTCAATGTCGGCCGTTTGAACGCGGCATATGATGATGGTGCGACCGTCGATCTGGAATCGATGAAGGCGAAAAATTTGGCGTCAGGAACGTTCGACGAAGTCAAGATTTTGGGCGACGGCGAACTGACCAAAAAGCTGACCGTCACCGCACATCGCTTCAGCAAATCGGCCGAAGAAAAGATCACCGCCGCCGGCGGCACAATTAACAAGCTGCCGCCCAAACGCACTCCCAAAGAACGCGTCGAAGCCCTCAAGTCAGCATCCAACTGA
- the rpsS gene encoding 30S ribosomal protein S19, whose product MSRSQKKGPYVDPKLFFKVQKQSETGKAEPIKTWARACTIVPEFVNVTFMVHDGRKHVKVLVTEDMVGHKLGEFAPTRTFKGHGGKGGKR is encoded by the coding sequence ATGAGTCGCAGTCAAAAGAAAGGGCCTTACGTCGACCCGAAGCTGTTTTTCAAAGTGCAAAAACAGTCGGAAACGGGGAAGGCGGAACCCATCAAGACTTGGGCACGTGCCTGCACGATTGTCCCCGAGTTCGTCAACGTGACCTTCATGGTTCACGACGGGCGCAAGCACGTCAAAGTGTTGGTCACCGAAGACATGGTGGGCCACAAGTTGGGCGAATTCGCTCCCACGCGGACGTTCAAGGGTCACGGCGGCAAGGGCGGCAAGCGATAG
- the rpmC gene encoding 50S ribosomal protein L29: MATNTELREMSDEQLEATAKEAAETLFRLRFQSQSERLNTPSEMKKNRRLIARIKTIQTERRIAAENASATA; this comes from the coding sequence ATGGCAACCAACACTGAACTGCGCGAGATGAGCGACGAGCAGCTCGAAGCGACCGCAAAAGAAGCGGCCGAGACGCTGTTCCGGTTGCGTTTTCAATCCCAGTCCGAGCGATTGAATACGCCCAGCGAAATGAAGAAGAACCGCCGGCTGATCGCCCGGATCAAGACCATTCAAACCGAACGTCGAATTGCCGCCGAAAACGCATCGGCCACGGCCTGA
- the rplE gene encoding 50S ribosomal protein L5, with translation MAQNKPRLQEKYDESIRAALKEKFGFTNPHQIPRLEKITLNMGVGAAVGDKKVLDLAVDCMTEITGQKPVITTARKSIAGFRLREGMPIGCMVTLRRDRMYEFLDRLVSIVLPRVRDFRGINRNAFDGRGNYTMGLTEQLVFPELNPDKYTRPQGMNITFVTSAKNNDEAREMLSLFGMPFKSDPKKEEAA, from the coding sequence ATGGCACAGAACAAACCACGATTGCAAGAGAAGTACGACGAATCGATTCGTGCTGCCTTGAAAGAAAAGTTCGGCTTCACCAACCCGCACCAAATTCCTCGTTTGGAAAAGATCACGCTGAACATGGGCGTGGGTGCTGCGGTCGGTGACAAGAAGGTCTTGGACTTGGCGGTCGACTGCATGACCGAAATCACCGGACAGAAACCCGTCATTACCACCGCTCGCAAATCGATCGCCGGTTTCCGCTTGCGGGAAGGCATGCCGATCGGATGCATGGTGACGCTGCGTCGTGACCGGATGTACGAATTCCTGGATCGCCTGGTGTCGATCGTGTTACCTCGTGTCCGTGACTTTCGCGGTATCAACCGCAATGCTTTCGACGGACGTGGTAACTACACCATGGGTTTGACCGAACAGTTGGTTTTTCCCGAGTTGAATCCCGACAAATACACGCGGCCGCAAGGGATGAACATCACGTTCGTCACGTCCGCGAAGAACAATGATGAGGCTCGTGAAATGCTGTCGTTGTTCGGCATGCCGTTCAAGAGCGATCCGAAGAAGGAAGAAGCCGCTTAG
- the rpsH gene encoding 30S ribosomal protein S8 produces the protein MMTDPIADMLTRIRNAVRVERPFVDIPSSRVKRGIADVLKREGFVWDWKEEETEPAKTLRLELKYGPNGERVIQAIKRVSKPGRRLYSRGKELKPVLGGMGIQIISTSKGVMSDREARRENVGGEVLCEVS, from the coding sequence ATGATGACTGACCCGATTGCCGACATGCTGACCCGCATTCGCAACGCCGTCCGTGTCGAACGGCCGTTCGTCGATATCCCCAGCAGCCGCGTCAAGCGAGGCATCGCCGACGTTCTGAAGCGTGAAGGATTTGTGTGGGATTGGAAGGAAGAAGAAACCGAACCCGCCAAGACGCTTCGGCTGGAATTGAAATACGGGCCCAACGGCGAACGTGTGATCCAAGCGATCAAACGCGTAAGCAAGCCCGGACGCCGGCTGTACAGCCGCGGCAAGGAACTCAAGCCCGTACTGGGTGGCATGGGCATCCAAATCATTAGCACCAGCAAAGGGGTCATGAGCGACCGCGAAGCCCGCCGCGAGAACGTTGGCGGCGAAGTTCTTTGCGAAGTCTCTTGA
- the rpsJ gene encoding 30S ribosomal protein S10, whose protein sequence is MSAGTNEVIRIRMEAYDHSVLDQSALEIVDTVKRTHSEVHGPIPLPTRVERYTVLSGPFVNKKSRQQYEIRTHKRLIDIVQATAKTIEALNKLSLPAGVDIKIKASAR, encoded by the coding sequence GTGTCTGCCGGGACGAACGAAGTTATCCGCATCCGAATGGAAGCTTACGATCACTCTGTGCTTGACCAGAGCGCTCTGGAGATCGTGGATACCGTCAAGCGAACGCACAGCGAGGTTCACGGCCCGATTCCGTTGCCCACGCGAGTGGAACGCTACACGGTTTTGTCGGGTCCGTTTGTGAACAAGAAATCTCGGCAACAATATGAAATCCGGACGCACAAGCGTCTGATCGACATCGTTCAGGCAACGGCCAAAACGATTGAAGCATTGAACAAGTTAAGTTTGCCGGCCGGCGTGGACATCAAGATCAAGGCGTCCGCTCGTTAG
- a CDS encoding type Z 30S ribosomal protein S14, protein MASKSKIAKALRTPKFSTRRENRCRFCGRPRGVYRKFGICRICIRDNADRGLIPGLRKASW, encoded by the coding sequence GTGGCAAGCAAATCCAAAATCGCAAAAGCCCTGCGGACCCCGAAGTTTTCGACCCGTCGTGAAAACCGATGCCGGTTTTGTGGACGGCCCCGTGGCGTGTATCGCAAGTTTGGCATCTGCCGAATTTGCATCCGTGACAACGCCGACCGTGGTTTGATCCCCGGTCTGCGTAAGGCCAGTTGGTAG
- the rplD gene encoding 50S ribosomal protein L4 yields the protein MATLPVYDAAGSEVGSYDIDTEQIADRISKQLLHDVVVMYQANQRQGSRAAKTRGMVAGSKKKLYRQKGTGNARAGGKRTNVRRGGGVARTIAPRDYSYRLPKKAIKLATRMAIRSKIDDGEVVVVDDLKFEEPKTSQMAGTLKALGLGGVSTLVATSDQDSMVYKSGRNITGVSVAQVRDLNALSVLRPKRMLITKAALDKIKDGSFAANAEGSDE from the coding sequence ATGGCAACACTGCCCGTTTATGATGCCGCCGGCAGCGAAGTCGGCAGCTATGACATCGATACCGAACAGATCGCCGACCGCATCAGCAAGCAATTGCTGCACGACGTCGTGGTGATGTACCAAGCCAACCAGCGTCAAGGCAGTCGTGCCGCGAAGACTCGTGGCATGGTCGCCGGCAGCAAGAAAAAGCTGTATCGCCAAAAGGGCACCGGTAACGCCCGGGCCGGCGGAAAACGCACCAACGTTCGCCGTGGTGGTGGCGTGGCTCGCACGATCGCCCCTCGCGATTACAGCTACCGGTTGCCCAAGAAGGCGATCAAGTTGGCGACGCGAATGGCCATCCGCAGCAAAATCGACGACGGCGAAGTCGTGGTGGTCGACGACTTGAAGTTCGAAGAACCCAAGACTTCGCAAATGGCCGGCACCCTGAAGGCATTGGGCCTGGGTGGTGTGTCGACATTGGTCGCCACCAGCGATCAGGACAGCATGGTCTACAAGAGTGGCCGCAACATCACCGGTGTCTCGGTCGCCCAAGTGCGTGACCTGAACGCCCTGTCGGTGCTTCGCCCCAAGCGGATGCTGATCACCAAAGCGGCCTTGGACAAAATCAAAGACGGCAGCTTCGCGGCCAACGCCGAAGGGAGTGATGAGTGA
- the rplN gene encoding 50S ribosomal protein L14 codes for MIQQETRLNVADNTGAREVMCIKVLGGSRRRFATVGDIIVCSVKSVIPGSEIKKKSVVRAVIVRTKQPTRRQDGSYIRFDSNAVVLIDKDKSPRGTRIFGAVARELRERNFMKIVSLANEVV; via the coding sequence ATGATTCAGCAAGAAACTCGCCTGAACGTCGCCGACAACACGGGTGCCCGTGAAGTGATGTGCATCAAGGTGCTTGGCGGCAGCCGTCGTCGATTCGCCACCGTCGGCGACATCATCGTGTGTAGCGTTAAGAGCGTGATCCCGGGCTCGGAAATCAAGAAGAAATCGGTCGTGCGTGCGGTCATCGTCCGCACCAAGCAACCGACGCGTCGCCAAGACGGAAGCTACATCCGTTTTGACAGCAACGCGGTGGTTTTGATCGACAAAGACAAGTCCCCTCGTGGTACACGGATCTTCGGTGCGGTCGCACGCGAATTGCGGGAACGCAACTTCATGAAGATCGTCAGCTTGGCCAACGAAGTGGTTTGA
- the rplF gene encoding 50S ribosomal protein L6: MSRIGNKPVKIEGGAKVSVSNRVIEVEGPKGKLTFQHRPEIDVKIEDDEVSVSRKSNVRVARECHGLTRALVANMIEGVTKGYEKRLEVVGVGYLAMVSGDTLQLRVGYANELHRKIPTGLNVTCPDQTHIVVQGCDKQQVGQFAAEIRALRKPEPYKGKGVRYQGEQVKIKPGKAATK; the protein is encoded by the coding sequence ATGAGTCGCATTGGAAACAAACCGGTCAAGATCGAAGGCGGCGCGAAAGTGTCCGTCAGCAATCGTGTGATCGAAGTGGAAGGCCCCAAGGGCAAACTGACGTTCCAACACCGTCCGGAAATCGACGTCAAAATCGAGGACGATGAGGTCAGCGTCAGCCGAAAATCAAACGTTCGTGTCGCACGTGAGTGCCACGGTCTGACACGCGCTTTGGTCGCCAATATGATCGAAGGCGTGACCAAGGGCTATGAAAAGCGTTTGGAAGTCGTGGGCGTCGGTTATCTGGCGATGGTCAGCGGCGATACCTTGCAGCTTCGCGTCGGCTATGCCAACGAACTGCATCGCAAGATCCCCACGGGATTGAACGTGACCTGCCCGGACCAGACGCATATCGTCGTCCAGGGCTGTGACAAGCAACAGGTCGGCCAATTTGCCGCCGAAATCCGTGCCCTGCGTAAACCTGAACCTTACAAGGGCAAGGGCGTGCGTTACCAAGGCGAACAAGTCAAGATCAAGCCTGGTAAGGCAGCCACCAAGTAG
- the rpsQ gene encoding 30S ribosomal protein S17 gives MPKRVVSGVVTSDKMAKTRRVEINRVVKHPKYGKYVKRKTVCHVHDENNESGVGDLVEIIESQPLSKTKRWRLVKVLEKSTEVDLAALRAARKGETPAEQEAIEAAHSGDEPTAE, from the coding sequence ATGCCCAAGCGTGTTGTTTCCGGCGTGGTGACCAGCGACAAGATGGCCAAAACCCGTCGCGTGGAAATCAATCGTGTCGTCAAGCACCCGAAGTATGGCAAGTACGTCAAACGTAAGACGGTTTGCCATGTGCACGACGAGAACAATGAATCCGGCGTCGGCGACCTGGTGGAGATCATCGAGTCGCAACCGCTGAGCAAGACGAAGCGTTGGCGATTGGTCAAGGTTTTGGAAAAGTCCACCGAGGTCGACTTGGCCGCTTTGCGTGCCGCACGAAAGGGCGAAACACCGGCCGAACAAGAGGCCATCGAAGCTGCCCACAGTGGCGACGAACCGACTGCGGAGTGA
- the rpsC gene encoding 30S ribosomal protein S3, producing MGQKVNPVAFRTGVTRGWQSRWYASKQDYSDLLVEDRKIRDFICNHPKRPQYRNAGIDRIEIERTRDEVRVMMFVARPGLIIGKKGQEIEILQAELQNLVGRRINLKVEEVGRPELQAQLVAEDIAQQLQKRSSFRRTMKRSLEQTMDAGAKGIKIQLAGRLGGAEMARREKQIAGSIPLSTLQAKIDYGITEAMTPQGHIGIQVWVNQGTYGDDTDGADAQTGQASKKPKRTYKR from the coding sequence ATGGGACAAAAAGTCAATCCCGTCGCTTTCCGCACCGGCGTAACCCGCGGCTGGCAAAGCCGTTGGTATGCGTCGAAGCAGGACTATTCGGACTTGCTGGTTGAAGATCGCAAGATTCGCGACTTCATCTGCAACCATCCGAAGCGTCCGCAGTATCGCAACGCGGGAATCGATCGCATCGAAATCGAACGGACTCGTGACGAGGTCCGTGTGATGATGTTCGTCGCTCGCCCCGGTCTGATCATCGGCAAGAAAGGTCAGGAGATTGAAATCCTGCAAGCCGAGCTTCAAAACCTGGTCGGCCGACGCATCAACTTGAAGGTCGAAGAAGTCGGTCGCCCCGAGCTGCAAGCTCAATTGGTCGCCGAAGACATCGCCCAACAATTGCAAAAGCGTTCCAGCTTCCGCCGAACGATGAAGCGTTCGTTGGAACAAACGATGGACGCCGGTGCCAAGGGCATCAAGATCCAACTGGCCGGCCGGTTGGGCGGAGCCGAAATGGCTCGACGTGAAAAACAAATCGCCGGATCGATTCCGCTGAGCACCCTGCAGGCGAAAATCGACTACGGCATTACTGAAGCGATGACGCCACAGGGGCACATCGGGATTCAGGTCTGGGTTAATCAAGGTACTTACGGAGACGACACCGATGGCGCTGATGCCCAAACGGGTCAAGCATCGAAAAAGCCAAAGAGGACGTATAAAAGGTAG
- the rplC gene encoding 50S ribosomal protein L3, translating into MTQVYQDDGTVVPVTVIQAGPCHVLQVRSVDRDGYEAVQLGFEDKPRRLANRSERGHVAKLDSKRSKKRSAGGVELPAKADCEPKRFVREFRGATDLEIGAEVTVGQFAEVQKVDITGTSKGRGYAGVMKRHNFSGQRASHGVKKVHRHAGGTGCSASPSRVFKGRRMSGQYGNARSTVRNLDVVRVDPENNLLLVRGAVPGPNGGFVSVRQTNKLG; encoded by the coding sequence ATGACGCAGGTTTACCAGGACGACGGGACTGTCGTGCCGGTGACCGTGATCCAGGCGGGACCCTGTCACGTGCTGCAGGTTCGCAGCGTGGATCGGGACGGCTACGAAGCAGTTCAATTGGGTTTCGAAGACAAGCCCCGTCGCTTGGCCAACCGCAGCGAACGCGGTCATGTTGCCAAGCTGGACAGCAAGCGTTCGAAGAAACGCTCGGCAGGCGGCGTTGAATTGCCCGCCAAGGCAGATTGTGAGCCCAAGCGTTTCGTCCGTGAGTTCCGCGGTGCGACGGATTTGGAAATCGGTGCGGAAGTCACCGTCGGCCAATTTGCCGAAGTCCAAAAGGTGGACATCACCGGCACCAGCAAGGGCCGTGGTTATGCCGGTGTCATGAAACGACACAACTTTAGCGGTCAGCGTGCATCACACGGTGTGAAGAAAGTCCACCGTCACGCCGGGGGTACCGGCTGTAGTGCATCGCCCAGTCGCGTCTTCAAAGGTCGTCGCATGTCCGGGCAATACGGAAATGCCCGCAGCACCGTGCGAAACCTGGACGTCGTTCGCGTGGACCCGGAGAACAACTTGCTGCTGGTACGCGGCGCGGTTCCCGGCCCCAATGGCGGCTTCGTCTCCGTCCGTCAAACCAACAAGTTGGGGTAA